DNA sequence from the Phenylobacterium zucineum HLK1 genome:
TCCGTCGCCGACCGGTTCGACGTGGTGATCCTCGACCCGCCGCCGGCGCTCGGAGCCATCTCCCTGTCGGTTCTGCGCGCCGCGAACGCCCTGGTGGTGCCCGTGCCGCCGACGGTCATGGACTTCTCCTCGACGGCCGCCTTCCTGGCGATGCTGGATGAGACGCTGGAGGAGCTGGCGACCCGCGATCTCGCGCCGGCCCTGAACTTCATCCGCGTCGTGGCCTCCAAGGTTGACGAGAACAAGTCAATGCAGAAGGAGCTCATCGCCCTGATGCGGCAGGTGTTCGGCCACGTGATGATCCGGACGCCGCTCAAGGACTCGGCCGAGATCGACAACGTCACCGCCCGTCTGATGACGGTCTATGAGCTCGACGGCCCCATGACCAGCAAGGCCGTGCGTGATCGCTGCCTGACCTATCTCAACGGCGTAAACGACGAGATCCTGGTGGATATCCGGGCGACCTGGCCCAGCCATGCGGGACGCCTTCGCAAGGAGGGCTTGGCATGAGGGCATCTATTAAGCGCGCCCCTGCCCACGGGGTGCAAAAGGCCTCGCACATCAGAAATTGCACCCGTGCAATCGCGCCGGGGAGGGAACGGCGATGAGCAAGAATCGCGGCTTTGCCGCCGGCTTGGCCGGCGCGCTGGACGACATCGAGGCGCCGCCGCCCGAACCTCAGGGCCGGCTCGGCATCGGCGTGCTCGCCGGACGGAGCAATCGTCTGGCCGAGCTGGCCTCGGGCGCCGTCGTGGCCAGGACCCTGGAGCAAGTGGACCCCGCGCGCTGCCGGATATGGGCGGAGCATAACCGCGACTACGCCCGTCTCGACGAGACGCGCTGCGGCGATCTGATCGAGAGCCTGAAAGCTCAGGGCCGCCAGGAGATGCCGGCCATCGTCCGGCGGGTGAAGGACGACCCCGCGTACGACTTCGAAGTCATTTGCGGGGCTCGCCGCCACTGGTCAGTGAGCTGGCTGCGGGCGCACAACTACCCGGAGTTCCGGTTTCTCGTCGAAATCCGCGAGATGACCGATGAGGAGGCTTTCCGGGTCTCCGACCTGGAGAACCGCGCGCGAGACGACCTCAGCGACATCGAGCGGGCGCGTGACTATCTCCGCGCCCTTGATCGCCATTACGAGGGCCGCCAGAAGACCATGGCCCAGCGCCTCAACGTCTCCGAGGCCTGGCTCAGTCGCTACCTGGACCTGGCGAGGCTGCCGGGCGACTTGGTCGCGGCCTTCCCGGATCCGCACGCCCTGCGCATCAAGCACATCACCTTCCTGAAGCCGCTGCTCAAACCCGACGATCGCCGGACGCGGGTTCTTGAAGCCGCGCGCGAGCTTGCGGAGCGGGGAGGGGAGGGCCTGTCGCCCCAGGACATCATCCGAAGGCTCGCACGGGCCGCGGACGCCCCCAAGAAGTCAGGATCCCCCAAGAAGTCAGGATCGGCCGAGCCGGCCGTGGTGCGCAACGCCGCCGGCGCGCCGGTCCTGCGCGTCGATGGGCGCAGGCGCAGGGAAATCCGCCTCACGCTCCTGACGGGCGCCGGCGCGACGCGCCAGGACGCGGAAGCCGCGCTTCGCGACCTCCTGGACCAGCACTGGCCTGCGACGACTGGCTGACCCAGCCGGCTAATCCGCCCGCGCCGGCGCGTTTAGCCCCAGCCGCGCTTTGCGAGCCGCCGATTCCGCGGGCGCGTAGTGGCCGCCGGAGAATTTCGGCCAGTCCACCGCCAGACCGGCCGCCACCACCTGCTCGGCGAGGTCCTCACCCGCCGCGCCCTGGCATCGCGCGACAATCCGGTCGTGCGAGCGCCCGCCCGTATCTATGCAGCGGACCGGCCCTTGGCTCAGAAGTTCGGACATCAGGCGGGTGGCTTGCCGGCCGAGCGGCGTGTCCGCCTCAGGCGCGTCGATGCCCCAGAGCCGGATGCGTGTCGGACCTAGCGCCAGGGTGTCGCCGTCGATCGGCCGCGCGGGGCCGGCCAGCGGGGGCGGGGAGGGGGCCGCGGCCGAGATGTCCCGGGTCAGCTGCGGACCGACCCAGACCGCGAGGAGCCCGAAACTCGCGAGGAACAGCAGGCCGCCCGCTGGACTCGCACGCCGTGCATGGCCCAACTTAGGAATCATTCGCAAATTAACCACGCCAGAGTATTGCCGCCGTAGCGCAACCCAGGGTACATCTTGTTTGTCGGCACAGCCGATGGGGTTGGAGGCTTCAGTCGCGCCGCGTGCGCCGGCGCAGGAGCTCGTCCGTGCTGCGTCCAGAGCATGATATCGCTCGCAGAGCCTTCGACACCATCAACGACGCCCAGCAGGTCGAGAGTATCCCAGAGCTTGAGGCGGTGTTCGCCAAGACCCTGGAGCCGCTGGGCGTCGACGTCTTCGTGGGCGTTCAGATCGCAGACCCGCTGCGCGAACGTCACGTGGAGGTGACCTTCGGGCGCACCCACGCGGCGTGGCAGGCGCATTACGAAGCCCAGGGCCACGCGGCGCGAGATCCGATCGTGCGGGAGATGCTGCGCTCGACCGAGCCGCTGTTCTGGAGCGACCTTCCCGCGCGGCGTGGCGCGCTCAAGCCCGACGAAGCCCGTGTCATGGAGGAGGCCCGCTCCTTCGGCCTGAACGAGGGTCTTATGACGCCGCTGCACCACGTCGACGGCTCTGTCTCGGCGGTGCTGATGATGGGCGAGCGCCTCGCGTCGGACGCGCCGGATACGCGCGCGGCCCTGCACCTGCTGTCGATCTACTACGGGTCTCTGGCGCGCAAGCTGCGGCAGAGGAACGACGGCGGCGAGCCCCAAAAGGCCAAGCTTAGCGCTCGGCAGATCGAGTGCTTGCGCTGGGCCCGTGAAGGCAAGAGTTCCTACGTGATCGGCCAAATCCTCAGCCTTTCCGCCCGCACCGTGGACGAACACCTGGCGAGCGCGTGCCGGAAGCTTGGTGTCCATACCCGAATGCAGGCCGTGGCGCAGGCCCTATTGCTCGGGCTGCTGGAAACGACAACCCCGTAGACTTGCGGGGTCGCCCGTTTGCGGCGGCCCGCACAACCATCGGCTGAACCCACACCGAGGTCCGCCGATGAAGGTCCACATCGTCACCGCCGCCAACCGCGACCGCTACGGCCGGGAGCTCGACCAAATGCACCGGCAGCGGCACGAGGTGTTCGTCGGCGGTCTCGGGTGGACCGAACTGGCGCGGCGGGACGGGCTGGAGCGAGACCAGTTCGACGACGTCTCCGCCGTCTACCTCCTGGCCATGGAGAACGGCGATGTCCAGGGCAGCCTGCGCCTGCTGCCCACCTGGCGCCGGTGCATGCTGACCGAATGCTGGCCCCAGTCCGTGACGCGCGGCCAGGCTCCGCGCGGGCCCGGCGTGTGGGAATGGACGCGCTGGTGCCCGGGCACCCTTGCGCGCCCCAAGACCCTTGTGCGGGCCCGTCGGGCCCTGATCCTCGCGGCGCTGGAGTTCGCGCGCAGCCGCCTGATCGAGACCTACCTCACCTACTGCGACACGAAGTTCCTGGGTCAGCTCGTGGAACTGGGCTGGTCTCCGGAGCCGCTGGGCCTTCCGCAGCCCTACGGGCAGGGCCAGGCCGTCGGGGTCGCGTGGCCCGTGGAGGAGGACCTTCTGGAGCGCACCCGGGCGCTCTTCAACGTCCGCGACCCTGTCGCGCTGGAGGTTCCGGCGAGAGGCCGCTTCTCGGCGCCGGTTTGGATGCTGGAGCAGCTGCTGGAGGCTCAACCGGACGCCGAGGTCACCTCGCCGCTCACCACCAGGCTGGCGGCCTGAGCCGAGGGGAGGGGGACCGATGCTCATCGAGCTTTCCGCGGCCCTGGCTCTGGCGCAGCAGTGCGCGCCTGGCGTCGCACCTGAGACGTTGCTCTCGGTCGTCCGCACCGAAAGCCGATTCAACCCCCTCGCCATCAACGTCAACAGCGGGGTGAGACTGGCTCGCCAGCCGCGCAGCAAGGCCGAGGCCGTGCGCATGGCCGAGACCCTTCTGCGCACGGGCGCCAACTTCGACCTCGGCCTTGGCCAGATCAACAGCAAGAACCTCGGCTGGCTGAAGCTCTCCATCGAAGACGCTTTCGAGCCCTGCGCCAACCTGGCGGCGGCCGGACGCGTCCTGCAGGCGAACTATGCGACGGCGTCGCGCAACTTGAGCGACCCGCAGGGCGCGCTCCGGGTGGCCCTCTCCCTGTACAACACCGGGGACGCTGGCCGCGGCTTCCGGAACGGCTACGTGGCGAAGGTCGAAGCGTCCGCCAAGACCGTGGTCCCGGCGATTGCTGTCGCGGCGCCCGCGCTCGCGGCCGACCAGCCGGCTGATCCAGCGCCTGCCCTGGCGGAGCCCCCAACGGCTGCAGTTCGACTGACGGCCGAGCCGCCGCCCCCACCTAGCTGGGACGTCTTCGCGCGCCAGGCCGGCGGCGAGCGCCTGGTGTTCGGCGGACAGCCGCAGGTGCGCTGACGTGATCGAGAAAGGGAGATCATCCATGAAGACCTTGGCCGCCTCGAGCGGTGGAGCCCTGCGGCGCTACGGCGCTATCGGGCTGATGGCGGGGCTCTTGAGCCTCGTCCTGTTCGAACCGGCGCTCGCCCAGACCGCGGGTTCGAACGTCGAGGGCTTCCTGCAGAACATCGTCGACTTGCTGACGGGCAACATCGCGCGGCTCATCGCGATCATCGCCGTGGTGCTCCTAGGCTTCAGCGTCATGTTCGGCCTGCTCGATGTCCGCCGCGCCGGCGTGGTCATCCTCGGGATCGTCGTCGTCTTCAGCGCTGCCTGGGTCGTGGGGCAGATCACCGGGGGGGCGGTCGCCTAGGGAACGTGCGCTATGCCGGACGAGCCGCTCACTGAAGACATGCTGTTCCTGGCCTGCACCCGCCCGGCGATGCTGCTCGGCGTGCCGCTGGAGGCCATGAGCGTCAACATGATCCTCACCGGGCTGATCTTCCTGGCCGGCGGCACGCCCCTCTACCTGCTCAGCGGCGTCGTGCTGCACGTCCTGTTCCGGGCGATCGTCAAGAACGACCACAACGCCTTCCGGGTGCTGTTCATCTGGTTCGACACCAAGGCCCGCGCCCGCAATGGCGGCTGGTGGGGCGGCAGTTCGATCGCGCCGCTCCCCGTGCGCCGCCGCTACCGTCCGGAGGAGGTCGCCCATGGCTGATGGCAGCCAAGGTCTCATCACCGAAGTCGTTCGGACGCCGCAGCGCGTAATTGGCCGAGAGCAGGCGCTCGGCCGGCAGCTGCCTTACGCCCGGCACGTGACCGACACCATCATCGCCTTGGACACCCGCGCGCTGATGATGTCCTTCCGGCTCGATGGCGTGTCGTTCGAGACCGCCGACACCCGCGACCTCAACGATTGGCACGCCAAGCTCAACGGGGCCTGGCGCAACCTGGCCGACGACCGGCTGGCCGTGTGGACGCACCTCGTCCGTCGCCTCGATACCGGCTATCCCGAGGGCGACTTCCGCTCGCCGTTCGCCCGCCGGCTCGACCACGCCTACCGCGAACGGATCTCGCGCACGCGCCTCTTCGTCAACGAGCTCTATCTCACCCTTGTGCTGCATCCGGGCTTCGGCGCAGGCGAACGGCTGACGGGGATCGTCGCGCGTTTGAAGCGCGCGCGAAAGGCCGGGGCCGAGGTGCAGCCCGAAGCGATCGAGCGGCTGCAGGAGAAGGGGAGGGACCTCGAGCAGTACCTCGCCCGATACGGCGCCCAGCCGCTCGGCCTCTACGAGCGTCGAGGCCTCGCCTTCTCCGAGCCCATGGAGCTCCTCCACCTTCTGCTCACCGGCCGCCATCAGCCGATGCCGCTGGTGAGCGGACACCTCGGGCGCGCGATCTATTCCAGCCGGGTGATCATCGGCCGCGAGAGCCTGGAGATCCGCGAGCCTGGCGAGCAGCGGTTCGCGGGCATGTTCGGGGTCAAGGAATACCCCGCCACCACCCGTCCGGGACTCTGGGACGAGCTCCTGAAAGCCAAGTACCCGTTCGTGGCCACCCAGTCCTTCAGCTTCCTCTCCAAGCCTGCGGCCAAGGCAGTGATGGAGCGGCGCCAGAACCAGATGGTCCGAGCGGGCGACCGGGCGGCCTCTCAGATCGAAGGACTCAGCGAGGCCATCGACGAGCTGGTCAGCAACCGCTTCGTCATGGGCGATCACCAGTTCTCGCTCCTGGTCTATGGCGAGACGCCGAAGCGTCTTCAGGACCACATGTCGCTCGCCCGCGCCACGCTAGCGGACTCCGGCGTGCTCGTGGCCCGAGAGGACCTGGCGCTTGAGGGCGCGTTCTGGTCGCAGTTTCCGGGAGCGTTCAGCTACCGCACGCGTCCGGCCGCCGTCACCTCGCGGAATTTCGCCGCACTGGCGCCGTTCCACACCTACCCTGCGGGGCGCCGGAGCGGCAATCACTGGGGCGCGCCGGTGGCGCTGCTCCGCACCTCGGCCATGTCGCCGTTCTACTTCAACTTCCACACCGGTGACATCGGCCACACCTTCATCTGCGGGCCGACGGGGAGCGGCAAGACCGTCGTCCAGAACTTCATGCTGGCCCAGATGGAGAAGCTTGGGGCTCAGCAGATCTTCATCGACAAGGACCGGGGTGCGGAGATCTTCGTGCGGGCCTGCGGCGGAGCCTACCTGCCCCTCCGAAACGCCGCGCCCACAGGCTTCGCGCCGTTCAAGGCGCTCGAGTACACGCCCGCGAACCTGCTCTTCCTGGGCCAGCTTGTCCGCAAGCTCGTGACGCCGGCCGACCGGCCGCTCACCGTGCAGGAGGAGCGGCGCATCGACGACGGCATTCAGGCCCTGGCGCCCCTGCCGCAGGCCAACCGCTCCTTGCAGGCGCTCAGGCAGCTCCTGGGCCAACGCGA
Encoded proteins:
- a CDS encoding ParB/RepB/Spo0J family partition protein; amino-acid sequence: MSKNRGFAAGLAGALDDIEAPPPEPQGRLGIGVLAGRSNRLAELASGAVVARTLEQVDPARCRIWAEHNRDYARLDETRCGDLIESLKAQGRQEMPAIVRRVKDDPAYDFEVICGARRHWSVSWLRAHNYPEFRFLVEIREMTDEEAFRVSDLENRARDDLSDIERARDYLRALDRHYEGRQKTMAQRLNVSEAWLSRYLDLARLPGDLVAAFPDPHALRIKHITFLKPLLKPDDRRTRVLEAARELAERGGEGLSPQDIIRRLARAADAPKKSGSPKKSGSAEPAVVRNAAGAPVLRVDGRRRREIRLTLLTGAGATRQDAEAALRDLLDQHWPATTG
- a CDS encoding lytic transglycosylase domain-containing protein encodes the protein MLIELSAALALAQQCAPGVAPETLLSVVRTESRFNPLAINVNSGVRLARQPRSKAEAVRMAETLLRTGANFDLGLGQINSKNLGWLKLSIEDAFEPCANLAAAGRVLQANYATASRNLSDPQGALRVALSLYNTGDAGRGFRNGYVAKVEASAKTVVPAIAVAAPALAADQPADPAPALAEPPTAAVRLTAEPPPPPSWDVFARQAGGERLVFGGQPQVR
- a CDS encoding acyl-homoserine-lactone synthase, whose product is MKVHIVTAANRDRYGRELDQMHRQRHEVFVGGLGWTELARRDGLERDQFDDVSAVYLLAMENGDVQGSLRLLPTWRRCMLTECWPQSVTRGQAPRGPGVWEWTRWCPGTLARPKTLVRARRALILAALEFARSRLIETYLTYCDTKFLGQLVELGWSPEPLGLPQPYGQGQAVGVAWPVEEDLLERTRALFNVRDPVALEVPARGRFSAPVWMLEQLLEAQPDAEVTSPLTTRLAA
- a CDS encoding VirB4 family type IV secretion/conjugal transfer ATPase; this translates as MADGSQGLITEVVRTPQRVIGREQALGRQLPYARHVTDTIIALDTRALMMSFRLDGVSFETADTRDLNDWHAKLNGAWRNLADDRLAVWTHLVRRLDTGYPEGDFRSPFARRLDHAYRERISRTRLFVNELYLTLVLHPGFGAGERLTGIVARLKRARKAGAEVQPEAIERLQEKGRDLEQYLARYGAQPLGLYERRGLAFSEPMELLHLLLTGRHQPMPLVSGHLGRAIYSSRVIIGRESLEIREPGEQRFAGMFGVKEYPATTRPGLWDELLKAKYPFVATQSFSFLSKPAAKAVMERRQNQMVRAGDRAASQIEGLSEAIDELVSNRFVMGDHQFSLLVYGETPKRLQDHMSLARATLADSGVLVAREDLALEGAFWSQFPGAFSYRTRPAAVTSRNFAALAPFHTYPAGRRSGNHWGAPVALLRTSAMSPFYFNFHTGDIGHTFICGPTGSGKTVVQNFMLAQMEKLGAQQIFIDKDRGAEIFVRACGGAYLPLRNAAPTGFAPFKALEYTPANLLFLGQLVRKLVTPADRPLTVQEERRIDDGIQALAPLPQANRSLQALRQLLGQRDPEGIGARLERWTRTGPLGWVLDNEADEMSLEGRFLGFDMTDFLDNPEVRTPIMMYLFHRIDALADGRRLVVDIDEFWKALGDEAFRGLAQDGLKTYRKRNAMMVFGTQSPSDVLKSPIAPTIVEMCATKIYLPNPYGSAKDYVEGFGLTNEEFRLIREELAPESRQFLVKQGHNSVVVELNLNGLDDELAILSGRTETVELLDRIRARHGDDPAVWEPIFHIERRSLR
- a CDS encoding type IV secretion system protein VirB3; protein product: MPDEPLTEDMLFLACTRPAMLLGVPLEAMSVNMILTGLIFLAGGTPLYLLSGVVLHVLFRAIVKNDHNAFRVLFIWFDTKARARNGGWWGGSSIAPLPVRRRYRPEEVAHG
- a CDS encoding LuxR family transcriptional regulator, coding for MLRPEHDIARRAFDTINDAQQVESIPELEAVFAKTLEPLGVDVFVGVQIADPLRERHVEVTFGRTHAAWQAHYEAQGHAARDPIVREMLRSTEPLFWSDLPARRGALKPDEARVMEEARSFGLNEGLMTPLHHVDGSVSAVLMMGERLASDAPDTRAALHLLSIYYGSLARKLRQRNDGGEPQKAKLSARQIECLRWAREGKSSYVIGQILSLSARTVDEHLASACRKLGVHTRMQAVAQALLLGLLETTTP
- a CDS encoding TrbC/VirB2 family protein; protein product: MKTLAASSGGALRRYGAIGLMAGLLSLVLFEPALAQTAGSNVEGFLQNIVDLLTGNIARLIAIIAVVLLGFSVMFGLLDVRRAGVVILGIVVVFSAAWVVGQITGGAVA
- a CDS encoding thermonuclease family protein; the protein is MGHARRASPAGGLLFLASFGLLAVWVGPQLTRDISAAAPSPPPLAGPARPIDGDTLALGPTRIRLWGIDAPEADTPLGRQATRLMSELLSQGPVRCIDTGGRSHDRIVARCQGAAGEDLAEQVVAAGLAVDWPKFSGGHYAPAESAARKARLGLNAPARAD